The following DNA comes from Candidatus Alcyoniella australis.
TGAATTTCTGCCCGGCGGAATATTATTGGATAAAGGGTGAGCTGCGCAGCAGCCCCAGGCCGGGCATAAAACGGCCGACTCGTCCGGCGTAGCGCAAATACGCCTCGCCGTGCAGCGCGACCAGGTGCCGCTCCTCGATCCGCACCTGCACGCTGATCAGCGCAAACACCAGCACCATCACCGCGATCGTCCAGGCCGATGGAGTGATCGCCGCCATGCCGCACAGCGTGACGATCATCCCGGCAAAGATCGGATTGCGGCTGAGGCTAAACAGGCCGCGTTGCACCAGGGCTGTGGGCCGATCATCCACGCCCACACGCCATGCCTCGCCCATATGACG
Coding sequences within:
- a CDS encoding isoprenylcysteine carboxylmethyltransferase family protein, whose product is GRETMECIAFPIAVSVYLVIALVLPTIRVWRNHGVCPLVIHRESGVVARTIGVLFGLLLLGLFFWSILYWRIDPQTLGVLSTPRWVSAVGWMLLVLGTAITLLAQRHMGEAWRVGVDDRPTALVQRGLFSLSRNPIFAGMIVTLCGMAAITPSAWTIAVMVLVFALISVQVRIEERHLVALHGEAYLRYAGRVGRFMPGLGLLRSSPFIQ